From a single Hypanus sabinus isolate sHypSab1 chromosome 7, sHypSab1.hap1, whole genome shotgun sequence genomic region:
- the LOC132396425 gene encoding small ribosomal subunit protein uS12-like, with protein MGKCRGLRTARKLRNLRRDQKWHDKQYKKAHLGTGLKANPFGGASHAKGIVLEKVGVEAKQPNSAIRKCVRVQLIKNGKKITAFVPNDGCLNFIEENDEVLVAGFGRKGHAVGDIPGVRFKVVKVANVSLLALYKGKKERPRS; from the coding sequence ATGGGTAAGTGCCGTGGTCTGCGTACAGCTAGAAAGTTGCGTAACCTTCGTCGTGATCAGAAATGGCATGACAAGCAATACAAGAAAGCCCACCTGGGCACAGGTTTAAAGGCCAACCCATTTGGAGGTGCATCCCATGCCAAAGGAATAGTCTTGGAAAAAGTTGGCGTTGAGGCCAAGCAGCCCAATTCTGCTATCAGAAAGTGTGTCCGAGTACAACTTATTAAGAATGGCAAGAAAATTACAGCTTTTGTTCCAAATGATGGTTGCTTGAATTTCATAGAGGAAAACGATGAAGTTCTGGTTGCTGGTTTTGGTCGAAAGGGGCATGCCGTTGGTGATATTCCTGGTGTCCGCTTCAAGGTGGTTAAAGTAGCCAATGTATCTTTGTTGGCCCTGTACAAAGGCAAGAAGGAGAGACCAAGATCCTAA